The Candidatus Binatia bacterium genome contains the following window.
GCCAAGTCCAGCCAGCGAGATGCCCTGGAGGCTGACTACTACCCAAGCTTCTTCCTCAGCGGGACGTTTGCCTACAGCTATGCCCCCAAGCGGAAGCGACAGCTGAACCCCTTCGCCTGGGACCAATTCAACTATTTGCGGGGGCCCGGTGGTGTGCTCGGGATTCGTTGGCCGCTCAATTTCCATCTTACCGAGGCTCGTGTCTCGGCGGCGCAGGCCGAAGTGGAAAAGCTGCATGCGGAGAGTCGCCGCGCCCGCTCGGGGCTGGAACTGGAGCTTCAGGAGGCCTACGACGGAGTGACGCAGGCTCGCGAGTCGCTGGAGGTCCTCGAGGACGGGCGGAAGGCAGGGCGCGCCATCCTGACCTTGTCGGTGACGAACTTCGATATCGGTATTGGGGACGCCTCCGAGATCCTGCAGGCTTTGGGGAATTACGCTCGTGTTTCCTCAAGCTACTACGACAGCGTTCGCCAATACGATATGGCTTTGGCCAAGCTGACGCGGGTCACCGGCGAAGAAGTGATGGTGCTCGAAGGAATTCTGCCCGGCTACCGTTGGGTTGCCGAAGGAAGTCGTCGCGAGTGACGGTGGACTCGCCGGCGGGCGCGGTGATTGTCCCGGCCTACCTGCGCCAACCGGAGGACGTTGCGATTCTGGCAGGAACGCTCGGCGACCTTCCGGGATCCGTACGCCGGTGCATTGTGGTGGCTCAGGCCGGGCCGGAAGGCTTGCCTCCATTGCTGGATTTGCCCTCGGATCAGCGTTTGCGCGTGGTGCGCCTGCCGGCGGGAGTCGGGAAATGGCCGGCTTTCGCAGAGGGTCTGGCGCATCTCGACGGTGACGAGAGCTGGGTGGCCGTACTGGATGCCGATGGCGCATTCCCCGGACATTGTCTGGAGAGTCTCGCGGCTCGGATGGTCTCCGGGCCGTTCTCTCATGTCATCGGTACACGGCCACCTGACGCGATCGACCTTCGGGCACCCGGGACCGATGGGTCGCGTTTGCGCATTCATCTGGAAGCTTTTTCCAATACCTTGGCGTTGCTCACGCTGGAGCGCAGCACCGATCCGGCGTTTCGGAATGCAGACCTCCAATGCGGGCTTCATTTGTTCGAGGCGGGTCGTCTGCGCGGCCTGGAACCTGCTTCCTGGCCGTTTTACGGCGGGGAGTTGCAGCTCTTTCACGATTCCCTGCAGGCCGGTTATACGGTTGGTTTCGCACCGATCGACGTTGCGGAAAACCCGGTTTCGACCTACCCCCTCGAGGCCATTGTCGACGGCCTTTTTCAGCTGCCTTTTCTGGCGACCGCGGATGCGAGCTTGCGTGAGCGCGCGCTTGCGGAGACCCCGATCTTGTATCCGGACTGGCCGCTCGATCCGGCCATGCTCGTTGCGGATCTCGAGCCGCTCCTGTCCCGTTAGGCCTTGCCTCTCACGCCAGATCGTCGAACTCGGGGGGGACTCGCTTTTCCTGAGGCTCGGGCTCGGCCTGGGAGAGTTTCCAGACAAGGCCCAACCCAGCAATGAACCCAATCGAGAGTAAAGTGATTGCTAGTGTGGCCATATGACTTCCTCAGACTCCCAGAATGCTCAGGCCGGCATCGACCTTCAGAACTTGTCCCGTGATCCCGCTGCCGCCGTCCCCGGCCAGAAGGGCACAAAGTTCGGCCACATCCTGAGTGGAAATATTTCGACCCAGCGGGGACTTGGATTCGGATAGCTTGAGCATATCACGAAAATTACGGATCCCGGCGGCACTTAACGTTTTAATCGGTCCGGGGCTGACTGCATTGACGCGGATATTTTCCGGACCGAGGTCGGCTGCGAGATAGCGGGTCGCGGATTCGAGGGCTGCCTTGGCGACACCCATGACATTGTAGTTGGGGAAAACGCGCTGGCTCCCATCGAAGGTCAGAGTCACGATCGATCCGCCACCAGCGGAGATCATCAGTGGACGCGCACCGCGTGACAGTGAAACGAGGGAATAGGCGCTGACGTCGAGCGCAAGGCGGAAGCCTTCGCGGCTGGTATCGACAAAGCGGCCCATCAGATCCTGACGGTCCGCAAAGGCGATGGCGTGGATCAGGATATCCAGCCCGCCCCATTTCGCGTCGATCGCCTCGTACATCGCGGCTATCTGGTCGTCCTGAGAGGCGTCGCAAGGCAGAACCAGATCGGCCCCGATTTTATCGGCCAACGGCCGCACACGCTTTTCCAGGGTATCCCCGAGAAAGGTCAGGGCGACCTGAGCCCCTTCGGCGGCGAGTTTCTGCGTGATGCCCCAGGCGATGCTGCGTTCGTTCGCGACTCCGAGGACGAGGGCTCTTTTTCCTTCCAATGACGGCATACACTGGTTATCGCGGAAACCAGCCTGCCATTCAATTTGGCGTCACTCGGTGCGCGGTTTGCCATCGTGGGGTGCGAGCCGGATACGAGGCGATGCGGCCTCGGGGCGCGACTTTCCCGGGGTTCAGCGGGTTTTTCGGTAGGTAGGGTCGGGCGGCATCAGGCGCTTCTGCTTGCCGCGTCCTGCATAGATGGGCTTGGCTTTCTCGTAATAATAGCGCCCGCGACGATTGTAGGCTTTGCCGCCGCGGGGTTTTGCCGTGGGGTCGGGGACTGTGGCGCGGAGTGTCGCCGGTTGCTTCAGCCGAGGGTCGGGGATCGGCGGCCGCCGCATGATGCGACCACGTTCCTTTTGCGTTCGCTTGACCCGAAGGTTCTTGGGGTCGCCCACGCGGCCGCCAGCGGCTGTGCTCACAACGGGGGCGAGAAGAAAGGCCAGCGAGATTGCCAAAGCTGTGAATTTTTTAAAAGAGATCATTGGTGTACTCCGAGATCTGCGATGCCCGTATCGGGGGCTCCATGCTTTGCCTGCGTCGAGCTCTGGTCGACACCAAGTGCGGAAGCCTCATCTGATCCTTTATCGATCGCTGGGCTTCCAAGCGATAGCGAAAGATCATCATCGGCCCAACCGATCCCGCCCGCGATGCCGTCGGGGCCCTCCGGGTCGCGATAGAGTGGGTCCGAATTCGTCAGTATATCCGGGGAAGATGCGGCACTTTGGGGGTAAATATCCATCCGATTATTGCCTAGAAGAAGGTGGTGCAATGAGGACGCTTCGCCCGCGCGTGCCCTCATATGGACGCCCCAGCCCGCGTGCCCGGTCACGATCGAATCGCGAAATTCCAGATCCGGGCTCCGCCGCAAGGAGATGCCGGTTCGGCCAGCGCCCTGAATCGTTACGAATTCGATCAGACCCGAGCTTCTGGACATTCCGATGCCGCCACGCAAGCAGGCCGTCACCTGCACATTTCGAATCAGAACCTCGGTGGCTCGAACTCCATAAATTCCGGTGCGACGACAACCGCTTAATGTCACCGAGTCGATCGTTACGCCGGGGTTTCCGCGCAGAGTGATTCCGTCACTGCGGACGTTGGTGATGCTGAGATCCTGCAAATGAATATTTTCGGCTTGCCGATAGAGGCTGATGCCGCGCCGCCCGCCATCGATCGCCAGGTTCCGGATCTCTACCCGGGCTGCTCGGACCCGGATCGCATCGCGTCTGGAATCGGGCTTGAGTGTCGTCGAGCCCAGAGAGTCACTGCCGAGAACGGTGACGTCCGATACCCGGATATCCATGGCCTCATTCCAAACGCCGGCACCGATGATCAGAGTATCTCCGGGCACCAATTGGCGCAGCGCGTGCCGTATCGTAGCCCACGGCGTTGAGGCATTCGCCGCCTCGATGCGGGTATATTCGTCATTGCCGATAGTGGCATCGACATGGAGCAGCGCCGATGTGCTGGCGTCTCGCCATTGAATGGCCGCGAGAGAACGCGCGCCGTTTGCATAATGATAACCGAGGTCCGCCATGCCGAGGTCTGGTGTGCCCGAAGCCGCGGTGGTTCCGGTAAGCCCGAGAAGGAGCGCCTGATCAGAGCCGGCATCCACGGCCAGACTTTGGATGGTCTGCCCGGATCCGATCTGACTCAGCCGGAAATCGTCATCGCGCCAGGCTGCGCCGCCCAGAGTACCATCGACGCCAGCGGGGCTCAGGAAGTGCGGGTTGACCCAGATATTTCCCGTACAGCTTTGGCAGAAAAGAGCCTCGTCAGGCGAGATGGCCAGAGCCGGATCGGACGGGTTCCAGAACCCATTATGCTGAAGGACGACGTCCGAGTTTTCAATCTTGAGACCGATACCGATCGCGTCCGTGATGAGGTTGTCCCGGATGGTCCCGGCAGAGTTTTCCAGGCGAAGATTACCAACCGCGTTGTTTGTGATGGTGTTGGCAGCCACGAGGTTATTCTCGGAGATCGGCGGCACATCGTCATCGCTGGCACTGCTATTGTCCAGAGAGATCCCCCACTCGCCGTTTCCGTATACGAGATTGTTTTCCAGTTCGATCCCGGCCGAACGACGAAGTTTGATGCCGGCATAAAGGTTGCTGGCGGCGATTGTATTTTCGATGCGGATACCCTCGGACTCGAAAATACGAATGCCGTCGCCATTTGACTCGAGAACGATGCAATTTCGGATCCGTAATCCGGTGGATCCGGTCAGAGCGGAGATCCCGGTCGAGGCGCCGCGGATCCGCAGTCCGTCGAGAGTGATATCTTCGGCCTCAATCGTGAAGCCCGTGGTCGGTTCCAGTGCTCCTGTTTCGGTATCTTTCTGCGGTAGCGGTTCCAGGACAATGCTATCGGGTGTTTCGGCCTTGATCGTAATTCCATTTCGCTTGATCTGGACGGACTCCCGATAGACGCCCGGCAGGAGAATAATCGTATCGCCTTCTTCGGCCCGGCTGACCGCGTAGAGCAGGGTGGCCCATGGGGTCATGGGGTTGCGTGCGGTGGCCGAGGTGCGCGGTTCGTCTTCGGTCCCGTCCGATCCGAATTGAGAGCTTACAAAAAAGGTTCCGCGCAAGCTGGCGGGATCGAAGGCGGCGCTGCTCGGAACCGCGATCGCCAGGCTGGCATCTGCATGGAATCCCGGATCAGCGACGCCAACATCGGGTGCGCGATCAATGCTTGTTGATCCATCGATGCCGGCCGTGATCGTTTCCGCCGATCCGCGGTCGATGACAAGACTGTTTCTGCTTTGGCCGGCGCCGATATTTGAGAGGAAAAAGCTGTCGTCCAACCATCCGGAACCGCCGAGATGTGCATCCGGGCCGGCTGGATCGACGTATTTGGGGCTGTGCCCGATATAATCCCAGAAAAAGATATTCTCGGAATCGTTTTCGCGATCGCGGTCGCGTTGGTTGAAAGCGAAGGCATTATGATGCGCGAAGATCTCCTCGCCTTTGAGGTAGAGCCCCAGATCCTGTTGATTCGAAATGATATTATCGCGGACTTCAGCGCTCGCACCTACAATGCGAATTCCATCGTTGTTGGCATGTACCGTATTGAAAGCGAGAAGGTTGTCGGTCGAATTGGGAAGCGTCGGCTTGGACTCGGATCCTGTTTCGTTGTCGACCGAGATGGCCCAGCCGCCATTGGTATAGATCCGATTGTTTCGAACAAATAGTTTGTCGCTGCGCAGCAGGAGCAGGCCTGTCTGGCCTGCATTGGTGACGACGGAGGAGTCGACCCAGACGTCACTGCTGTCCTCGACCTTGATGCCGGTCGTCTCGGCATTGACGGAAGCTACCTGGCGAATCCTCAATCCGGTGGTGTTTACGGCCTTGAGCGACTGCGCGCCTCCCTCGATGGTGAGGTTCTCGATCGCGACGTGATCATGGCCTTCGATGCTGATGCCCAGTTCGCCGCTTGGGGGAAGCAGTCGCGTGGCCCCCGGGGTCGTGCTGCCAAAAAGACGGATGCCGGCGCTCTGGATGCTGATGTTCTCGCTATAATCGCCCGGGGCAATTTCGAGGCTGTCGCCGGGGGCAAGTTGGCGAACTGCGTAACGGATTGTTCGCCAGGCTGTTTCGGAATGGATCGCGTCGCCGCTCGGGTTGGAATTGTCGCCGTCAGGCGCCACCTTGAATACGGCACCCGTCCCCGTGATTGCACTGAAGGCAACAGTCGTGGCTGGCTGTGCTTGTGTGCTGGTGGCATCTCGGTGGTAGCCCAGATCCGCCCGCCCCAAATCGAGGTTGCCATCGCGGGTGACGCTTCCCGAGATATCGGCCTCGACGCTGTCGGCGCGCGCCGATCCGCTGTCGAGGAGCGCGCTGTTTCGGGCGTCGCCGGCCGCGATGGAGAGAAGTCGATAATCGCGAGCGAGGCTGTCGACGAAATCGGGTTCTCGGGAGAGGTTCGACCAGCGTCGCGCTTCCTGTCCGGATGCTTCGTCGAAGAGCGAGTTTGGACCGAATATATTATTATGGTGGACATCGACAGGCGCGGTGTCGGTCTTGATGCCCGCGCCCCCGGCACCCACGACAATATTATCGCGGACGCGGCCGGTGGCGTTGGCCAGTCGAATCCCGCCCTTGACGAATTGAGCCACCGTATTGAAGGCTACCAGCGTGCCATGCACGACTGCGGCCCCCTGAGCGGTATCCACCTGAATGGCCCAGTCGCCTGATGCCGTGACGAGGTTATTGCGTATATAGAGACTCGGGCTGTCGGTGCCGTAGATGCCGCGGGAGGCAGCACCATGAACCTTGTTGCTGTCCACGATTCCTTCGCTGCTGCGGGTGATCTTGATGCCCGTATTCGTAGGTTCGACGATTTCATTCGATCGAATCTGAAGACGCTCCGCCCGGTCGGCGCGAATCCCGTACCGCGCGTTCTCGATCCGGAAGCCCTCGATCGTGATATCATCATGCTCGACCAGGAATCCATTTTCGCCCCCCGCCATGATGGTCACCTGAGGGTCGGCGAGGAGGGTCACACCTTCGTTCGATGTCTCCACGGCTTCGTTGTAGGTCCCGGCGCTTACCCGGACAGTATCGCCGCTGCGAGCACTATTGGAGCGCAGCGCTTGCCCGATCGTTTTCCAGGGACTTGCCGGGTCCATCGCCTCGAGGACATGTCGCTCGTCGTCGCCGGTTGCGGCATTGACGAAAAAGCCACGCACGAGATTCGACGGAGCATCGCCTGGAACGGCGATCGTCGTACTGCCCGTGGCGTTCGCGTGGTAGCCAAGGTCCGCGATGGCCTGATCGATTACGCCATCGACGCGCGTGGTGCCCGAGATATAGGCCTCGCTGGTGGTGCCGGAGCCGGCATCGATGGCGGGGCTTTGCGCGGTATCGCCGGCGGCCAATTGTTGCAGGCGGAAATCTCCAGCGTCGCTATCCCGGAAGAGTGGGTCTTGGGAGAGGTTGGCCCACCCCACGGGCTCCGCATCCGAGGACGTATCGTACCCTCTGGGGTTCGCGAACACCAAATTATGGTGGAGAAGAAGCGGTAGTGTGTTTGTCTTGATGCCTCGTCCTGAATTCGATGTGACGATATTATTGCGTATCTCGCCGGTAGCGTTCTGGAAAGCAATGCCGCCATGCGCCGTCGTTGTGCCGTTGCCATGCACGGTATTGGACGAAACCAGATTTGCGACGTTGGTGAAGGCAGCGATCTCGCTGCGAACGCGTATGCCCCATTCCCCACAATCGGTGACGAGGTTGTTATGAACCCAGTTTCTGCCGCCGCCCACTGTGCCATTGATTTCGCTGGTCTGCACCGCGATGCCGTCGAGTTTTGCTTGCCGAACGATGGACCCTTCAACGATTGAATCATAGGTGTCCCGGAGCACGATGGCCTTGCCCGAAATTTTCTCGCTTCCGATGGGAGCCTCGACGAGCAGCGATTGCAGGTGGACGCGATAGATCGAGCGGTCGCTGTCTTCGGGCGCAACGCGAACTCCTTCCAACGAAGCGCGCACCGTGAGTCCAACAACATGAACATCGTCAGCTTCGACTCGAATGCCGATCGCTCCCGGCGGGGCGTCAATGACACCAGCGCCCGGGGTCGCGCTTTGCAGAGTGACGCCCGCGGTCTCTATCTCGACAGCTTCCTCGCAAGAACCACCGACAAGCGAAATCGTATCTCCGGGGACGGCCTGTCCCAGCGCCTTGCCGATTGTCGCCCAACCATCCCAGGCACGCCCGGCTTCCCACCGACTGCGCTGATCGTCTCCAAAGCGGCAGTCTACAAAATAATGCTGGTCGATCGGCAGGGGAATGGCACTGATATCGTCGCCGAATATGCCACTATTCTGGTGAAAACCCGGGTCGGCCATCTCCTGATCCGGAAGGCCGTCCCGTCGCGTGGAGCCGCTGATGTCGGCGGTCCCGATCGGGGCGCTGCCCCGGTCGAGCAATAGGCTGTCCTGAGAATCGCCCGCTGCGATCTGTTGGAGTCGGAAATCACCCGCGAGACTGTCGACAAAACCAGGGTTCAGGCTGCGATTGCTGACCCATAGGTCGAAACCGCTGGGCATAATATAATTGTTCTGTCCGGTGGTGCCGTTGTTCCAGGAGTTGTTGTGGTGGACGAGGCTGCCGGCGCCCGGGTCCGAGACGCGGAGACCACTGAGGCTTTGGTCGGCAATGATATTGTCGCGAATCTCGCCCTCGGCGTTGTTCAGGCGAATCCCTTGGCGGTTGCCGACGACTGTATTGAAAACGATCAGATTCCCGCTGGACAGTGGCGGCGGAAACGCGGTCGAGTTGGGGTCGTTCTCAAAGTCGATTGCCCATGAGGCCTGATCGTCAAGGCTGCCGCCGGTAATCAGATTGTTGCGAACGGTAGCGTGGCTGGTCAGCCTGAGCTGGATTCCGCGCCCCCCGGCACCCACGATCTGGTTGTTTTCGAGAATGATCCCCTGCCCATGACGAACGGTGATGGCATCGAATTGGAGGCCGGCGTCCGGACGTCCTTCGATTTGAAGATTCCGCAGAGTGATCCCGGTGAGAGTCTCGTCGTCTTTTGTGGGGGCGGCCAGAATGCCCCGGTGATCGCTGAGGATGCGCAGGCCATCGAGCGTAATGCCGCTGTTCTGGATCAGAAACGCATTGGTGCCGGAGGGGCCTATGACCGTCACCGAACCCGCGACGTGAGCCTGCACGGTGATATCGTCACGGTCAATCTGGATTTCTTCGGTTGGCGAGCAGGTGCCCTCCTGTACGGTGACGATGTTCCGTGGGCCGGCTCCGAGCACGCCGCGGCGAATAGACCGCCACGGAGTCGCCGGATTCCGAGCAGTAGCTGCATTACGCGCATCATCTCCGTCGCTGCAGTTGACGAAATATTCCAGACCCACTCCGGGCGTGGGGGCGGGCGTGGGGGCGGGCGTGGGCGCCGGGGTGGCTGCGGCGGGCGGTACTCCTGTCGAGGCGGACGCCTCGACGTGCCGGCCGAGGTCGGCCAGGCCTGTATCAGGCGCGAGGTCGGTCCGGATCGAACCGTTGATATCGGCCACCGAAACCTCCGCGTCACCCGCATCGATGGCCGGGCTGTTTGCGGCGACACGATAATCTCCGTTCCCGGCAAACAGCGGGTCCGCCTCGATCAGATTCCAGATCAGAGGCTCCTGGTCGGTATCGAAATCGATGGTCAGAGATTGTGCCCAGATCAGGTTGTGGTGAATGAAGGTCGGCGCGGTATCGACTTTGATCGCACGACCGGCATTGCTGGCGAGAATATTGTTGCGGATCTCGCCGGTCGCGTTCTCGAATCGCAACCCACCATGCGTGGCGAGGACACCGTTTTGTATGACGGTGTTGAAGGATGCGAGATGGTTGGTTCCGGGGGGGAAGATCTCCGAGTCTCCGCCATCCACCTCGATGCCCCATTCCTGATTCTCGGTGACGAGATTGTTGCGCACGTAGGAGGGTGCACTTCGTTCGATCAAGATTCCCCGAGAGCCATTATTGTGGGCCTCGGTGTTTTCGACGCGCACATTCTGCGAGTTGGTGATGTGAATTCCGTTTTTGGCGGCATCGCGAATGATGCAATTGCGGATGATCAGTCCGTTGGCGGTGTCGGCTCGCAAGCCATGGCGACCACCACGAATCTCGAGGCCGTCCAGCGTGAAATCTTCATGTTCCACATAAAGGCCCGCGCTGTCCGCGGGGGCTTCGAGAATGGCCCCGGATGCACCTTGCAAGGTGATGCCGGCATAGGCTGATTCCAGCGATTCGAGATACAAGCCTGCAGCGACGTGGATGGTATGCGGCCCGCCGCTGTTTTGCACCGAGCGCAGGGCATGCCCTATGGTGGCCCACGGTTGCTCAGGGTTCTGCGCCTGCAGCGCTGTGAAGCTGTCTGATCCGGTTGCGCGATCGACATGGAAATCCAAAGCCAGCACCGTTGCCGGCATTTGCAGGCCGAGGACCATCCCCACCAGGATCGCGATCCGCTGCAGGGGCTTTCGGCACGAAGGCCTGTCATCGGGGCTTTGCCCTGCCTGTATTTGCTCCAAATTAAACACGTTAATGAAATCTCGACTGAATCGTTTGACGCGGTAGTTTTCCCGGAATTCGTAAATATGCTCGGGTTTTTCGAGAAATCGGGAGACTCATGCCCGGAGGCGATGAGCCCCCCGTTCTCGACTAGCCCTGGTAAATTCGGGATTTTGCCGTCCGCCCACGGTCGGCTGTGCACCCTCTGGCTGCTGGTCGCCAGATCAGCAGCAGGAATACTTCCCGATTCTACCCTTAGATTCGGCGAAAAGCTGCCCGAAGACCACGTATCGCTATCGGTCGATACGTCACGCGAGTGCTCGAAAGCTCTCCAGCGTGCCAAGGATCTCGCACCCGGGCGGCAAAACGCCTTTTATGGGGAGTATCGGCAGGTCAGCCGGGTCGTATGAGCGGTTCGGGGGCCCGCGTCGGGATTTTCGCCGCCGCAAAGGCTTGCGTGTTCGATCCAGTGCCGCCAATGTGGGACGCAATCATGACGGGCAGGATCGCAACGGACGAAAAAGTCTTGCTGGAAAAGGCTGTATCCAGAAGCGGGGGGGCCTCATTCAGGTGGCTCCCAGCGTGCAAGCTGCCGGTTTCCCCGGAGCTTTCTTTCGATAGCTCGCTCCCGGAGTTGCCTGCGAAGCCGCCTCCTGCGGGGCCTTCAGGCATGGGCTGGACGAAAGCAAAGCACGCAAGTGCCATGATCGTCACCACGGTCGCCCAACTTCTGACAAAACTTCGACTCATTTCAATAGCAATTCCTCTGCAAAGCTGGAGCCAATCGGGCCCAGAGAACATGGCACTTCCGCGGCCTTCAAATCGTGCACTTTTGCGCGGTGCCGCGTAAATGCGCGACCGATTATAGGTGATATATGCTATCCAGATCCGTGAGAACTCGATTTTGCGGCCTTTTTCTGGCTTTTCTCGTATTTGGGGCGTTTGCCACGGCAAATGCAGCAGGAAATGGGCCGAATCTGACCGAGCCCGACGCGTATCTGGTGATGCCGATGGTCGCCGAAGGCAACTACACGACGTTCTTCATGATCAGTAATGTGGGTGCATCGGATGGTTCCCCGGAAGATCCGGAGCCTGTCGAAATCCAGTGGGATTTTTATGACGCCTCGGGCGAGCTGCTGGAGAGCGTCAGTCGCTACGTCCTCGGCGAGGGCGGCACGGATATCGTGGATCCGAGTTCCATTCGTTCCAAAGACGAAGATGGAACGCTGGGCCCACCGATCTCCCTTTTGGGTCGCAATGGCTTCGTTGTGGTCGGCGACTGGGAGGATGAGCCGCGTTTGATCGGCAACTTTACCGTGGCGAATACGCAGACCTCGGCGGCCTGGGGAGCCGCGGCCGTCGGGCTGGGAGTCCATGGGCGGCTGAATTCCGGCGATGAGGCGGTGGGGACAACGTTCAAGATCGATGATCTCGAGGACAACCTTCTGGTGGTGATCGGCATCAACGACGAGGGATTCCTCCCGGAGTCCCTGACCGATGGATTTGCGCCCGAGGAAGACGAAGAAATCCTGAAACTGGAAATCCGTCTCCAGAACAACCAGATCTTCAACCCTTCGGCCGACCAGGCCATAAGGAATCTGGCGGCGAGCGCATTTTTCTCGACACTCGAGGAGCTCTTCCCGCGGGCAAACCCCGGGCTCTCGGGCACCATCGCGATTCGGCCGACGGACAGATCGACCAAGCTGCTGGCTTTTTATGGTCAGGCGGTCGGACCCTATGGCGCGGGGCAGACCTTCCGGATGGTTCCTCAGAAGTGAGAGCGCTGACCATCGCGGGGGCGGATCCTAGTGGTGGCGGGGGGCTCCAGCGCGATCTGACGAGCTTTGCCGCGCTGGGGGTTGAGGGGCTCGGGGTTCTTGCGTCTCTGACGGCGCAAAATACGACCGGGGTTTCGGAAACTCTGACCGTACCCGGGGCCTTTGTGGCCCGACAAATCGATACTTTGCTGGCCGATCTCCCGCCCGCGGCCACCAAGACCGGCCTTTTACTTTCTGTGGACGTCGTCGAGGTGATCGCTCGGACAGCAAGTCGACTTGGCCCGTTGGTGGTCGACCCGGTGCTGATCACCACCGCCGGGCAGGCGCTCGTGGACGCCGATGTGCAGGAAGCGATTCGCAGGCAGCTCCTTCCGGTGACCACACTGGTGACACCGAACCTTGCCGAGGCGGCCGCATTGGTCGGCTTTTCTGTGGTGGACCGGCCCTCCATGCACGCGGCCGCCCAGGCGCTTTTGGGCTATGGGGCCGCGTCGGTTCTGGTGAAAGGCGGCCATCTCGACGGAGCTCCGATCGATCTCCTGGTCAGCCCGACAGGAGTCGAGGAGTTCGTTGAACCTCGAATTCAGGTGCCGGATGTTCGTGGGACCGGTTGTGCGCTCTCGGCCGCGATTGTGGCGGGGTTGGTCCAGGGGCGCTCGATGAGCGCGGCTGTGGCTCAGGCGCGAGGTTTTGTGCGCGCCGGGTTGGCCGCGGCGGCACCCGCCGGTCAAGGCGCCTGGCACCTGGGTCGTCCGGGCTGAGAACTCCGATATCAGGCGCTCGCACGCGCGGTGCCGGGGGTGTAAGGAAGGCCCGTGTCCAACGATTCGCGCCCCGTCAGAGTCGCTCTCGTCCAGATGGCTTGTCAGGAGGAGCCCTCTGCCAATTTGCAAAGGGCCCTGAGACTGGTCGAAGAAGCCGCTGGCAAGGGGGCGCAGATCGTCTGCCTCCCGGAGCTCTTTCGGACGCGCTATTTTTGTCAGTCCGAAGATCACGCGAACTTCGCGCTTGCGGAATCCATTCCGGGTCCGACCACGGAGGTCTTGGCGGCGACCGCGAAACGACTCGGTGTGGTTCTGGTCGGATCAGTTTTCGAGCGTCGTGCCGCCGGTCTCTATCATAATACGGCCTGTGTCTTTGACGCGGACGGCCGGATGGTCGGGATTTATCGCAAGGCTCATATTCCTGATGATCCGCTGTACTACGAGAAGTTTTATTTCACCCCCGGCGATACCGGATATCGTTCTTTTGCAACGAAATTCGGGCGGATCGGCGTTCTGGTGTGTTGGGATCAGTGGTTCCCCGAAGCCGCCCGGCTGGCCACGCTGGCAGGCGCCGAGATTCTGTTTTATCCCACGGCGATCGGTTGGCATGCGGAGGAGAAAGATTCTCACGGCGCGACGCAATTTTCGGCATGGCAGACGGTCCAGAGGGGCCATGCGATAGCCAACGGGATTTTCACCGCGGCACCCAATCGGGTGGGCGTGGAGGGCACCGTCGAGTTTTGGGGCGGCTCGTTTGTGACGGCACCAAGTGGCGAAGTCCTGGCTGCAGCTTCCTCCGGGAGTGAGGAAGTCCTCATCGCGGATTGCCGCCTTGGCGCAATCGAGGAGACGCGCCAGCATTGGCCATTCCTGCGAGACCGTCGCGTGGATACCTACGCCGGGCTGCTGCGCCTCGCTGATGATGAAGGCGACGAGACCGGGGAATGAGTTCCCCTCCGTCCGGATTTCGTTGGCCAGCCGAATGGGAGCCTCATGCAGCAACCTGGCTGGTATGGCCCCATA
Protein-coding sequences here:
- a CDS encoding glycosyltransferase yields the protein MTVDSPAGAVIVPAYLRQPEDVAILAGTLGDLPGSVRRCIVVAQAGPEGLPPLLDLPSDQRLRVVRLPAGVGKWPAFAEGLAHLDGDESWVAVLDADGAFPGHCLESLAARMVSGPFSHVIGTRPPDAIDLRAPGTDGSRLRIHLEAFSNTLALLTLERSTDPAFRNADLQCGLHLFEAGRLRGLEPASWPFYGGELQLFHDSLQAGYTVGFAPIDVAENPVSTYPLEAIVDGLFQLPFLATADASLRERALAETPILYPDWPLDPAMLVADLEPLLSR
- a CDS encoding enoyl-ACP reductase, which codes for MPSLEGKRALVLGVANERSIAWGITQKLAAEGAQVALTFLGDTLEKRVRPLADKIGADLVLPCDASQDDQIAAMYEAIDAKWGGLDILIHAIAFADRQDLMGRFVDTSREGFRLALDVSAYSLVSLSRGARPLMISAGGGSIVTLTFDGSQRVFPNYNVMGVAKAALESATRYLAADLGPENIRVNAVSPGPIKTLSAAGIRNFRDMLKLSESKSPLGRNISTQDVAELCALLAGDGGSGITGQVLKVDAGLSILGV